The genomic interval CGGGAGCTGAAGGAGcagctccaggggctgcaggagagcgAGCGTGGCCACACTGAAGCCCTGCACCTGCTCAAACGGCAGCTGGCTGAGACCAAGGTACGAGCGGGGACGTGGCTGTGACCCCCAGGTAGCTGGAACCCGGACCTCCTCActtccccccagcccttccctgtgcACCCTTTGGCAGGTGGGTGCAGGAGTGCAGCCGGGATTGGGTCAACCCCATCCCTCCTCCGACAGCACCCCAACCCCAAGCCTGGCCAACCTGATTTTTGGGTCCTCCAAAGACTCCAGACCCCACAGTTTCATGGATCTGCcccatgttttccttctgcagtaCCACGAAACCCGCCAGCAGGTTGACAAAGCCACCCATCAGGCTGCTCATccctctttttatttcctgcagggctgcttttctttatccttttaattaattcatgttttgtatttatctcctcctccttgcccagGGGTTCAGCTTCCAGCAAAGTTCAATTTTATCTTCATCCCTGCCAGTgatgggttttatttcttttttttaggtTTGCTATAGGGATGCGGGGTCACATATCCATCCTTGGATGCTTGGAGCATCCCACATTGTTCGAGTTAATGGGGCTGtaggggtttgttttggggaatTACGGATTCATGAAGGGGTCAGGGTAGGTTTGGGGAGTCCTGACACCCACCTGCACCCCAAGTCCTCAGCCAAGAGCCTGCGGGTGACTATCGGGGAGGCTTTCGAGCGGCTGCACCGGCTGCTGCGGGAGCGGCAGAAGGCgatgctggaggagctggaggcgGACACGGCGCGGACGCTGACCGACATCGAGCAGAAGATCCAGCGCTACAGCCAGCAGCTGCGCAAGGTGCAGGAGGGCAGCCAGATCCTCCAGGAGCGCTTGGCCGAAGCCGACAAACACGTCTTTTTAGCTGGCGTCGCATCCCTTTCTGAGAGGTGGGTGACACCAGGGTGACACTGGGGTCCCCAGCGTCATCCCGCCCTCTTCTCCATCATCTCTCCTTCGCAGGCTGAAGGGGAAGATCCATGAGACCAACCTGACCTACGAGGACTTTCCCACCTCCAAATACATGGGGCCGCTGCAGTACACCATCTGGAAATCCCTCTTCCAGGATATCCATCCTGGTGAGGGGCATGGGGATGGGCTGgctgcgggggcggggggtTCCTGGTGAGGGGCAGGTATGGGGACACACCGGTGAGGGATGGGGACACACCACTGACCTCACCATGGTGGTTTGCAGAACGGTGAGACAAAGCCACCTGTGCTGGGTCTGGGGGCTGCGTTGACGCTTCTCCCCGTGTTGTGTGTCCCCAcccagtgccagcagccctgACGCTGGACCCGGGCACAGCTCACCACCGCCTGATCCTCTCCGATGACTGCACCATTGTGGCGTACGGCAACCTGCACCCCCAACCGCTGCAGGACTCCCCCAAACGCTTTGATGTGGAGGTCTCAGTCTTGGGTTCGGAGGCCTTCGGTGGCGGGGGTCCACTACTGGGAGGTGGTGGTCTCTGAGAAGACCCAGTGGATGATTGGTTTGGCACACGAAGCCGTCACCCGCAAGGGCAGCATCCAAATTCAACCCAGCCGAGGTTTTTATTGCATTGTCATGCACGACGGTAACCAGTACAGCGCCTGCACCGAGCCCTGGACCCGGCTCAATGTCAAGAGCAAGTTGGAGAAGGTGGGGGTCTTCCTGGACTATGACAAGGGGCTTCTCATCTTCTACAATGCCGACGACATGTCCTGGCTCTACACCTTCCGGGAGAGGTTTCCCGGCAAGCTCTGCTCTTATTTCAGCCCCGGGCAGAGTCACGCCAACGGGAAGAACGTCCAGCCCCTCCGGATCAACACCGTTCGCATCTAACGGGGTGGATTTGGCCCCTGGGGTTTGGTGTGGATCCCCCCACCAGGTGTTTTCCCACTGTTTGGTGGAGCTGGGCTGAtcctgccccaggagctgcccccgTACTGGGCAGGATCCGGCCTTTTCACCCCCCTCTGTCCTGCGCTTCCAGGAGGGTCCTGGCGCAGGGGGGCCGGGCAGTGGCAATAAAAGGATTTGGAGAGATGGGGGCCGGGTGGTGGAGAACCCCTGGGCAGGGGTTGCGCCGGATGGGATGGTGACGCCAGGATGTGCCACGGTGCACCGTGGTGTGCCACTGTGCCATAGCGCACCATGCCATGCCATATGGCACCATGCTGTGGTGCACCACGCGGTGCCGTATGTCTGGCACTGTGCCATGGTGTGCTGTGCCATATGGCACCATGCTGCGGTGAGCCACGTGGTGCCATACGTATGGCACGGTGCCATGGTGTGCTGTGCCATATGGCACCATGCTGCAGTGTGCCACACGGTGCTATATGTACAGCACTGTGCCATGGTGTGCCGTGCCATATGGCACCGTGCTGTCTATATGGCGCTGTGCCACAGtgagctgtgccatgccatACAGCACCATGCCGTGGTGCACCACGCTGTGCTGTACGTATAGTGCTGTGCCGTGGTGCACCGTGACATGCCAAATGGCACCATGCCGTGGTGCGCTATGCTGTGCTGTACATACAGCATggtgtgctgtgccatgccgtaCAGCACTGTGCCATGGTGAACCACACCATATA from Falco biarmicus isolate bFalBia1 chromosome 3, bFalBia1.pri, whole genome shotgun sequence carries:
- the ERMAP gene encoding LOW QUALITY PROTEIN: erythroid membrane-associated protein (The sequence of the model RefSeq protein was modified relative to this genomic sequence to represent the inferred CDS: deleted 1 base in 1 codon), producing MACSLKDELLCSICLSIYQDPVSFGCEHYFCRRCITEHWVRQEPQGTRDCPECRRTFAEPTLAPSLKLANIVERYSAFPLDAILGAQRSPFPCKDHEKVKLFCLTDRAVVCFFCDEPAVHEQHQVTNVDDAFEELQRELKEQLQGLQESERGHTEALHLLKRQLAETKSSAKSLRVTIGEAFERLHRLLRERQKAMLEELEADTARTLTDIEQKIQRYSQQLRKVQEGSQILQERLAEADKHVFLAGVASLSERLKGKIHETNLTYEDFPTSKYMGPLQYTIWKSLFQDIHPVPAALTLDPGTAHHRLILSDDCTIVAYGNLHPQPLQDSPKRFDVEVSVLGSEAFGAGVHYWEVVVSEKTQWMIGLAHEAVTRKGSIQIQPSRGFYCIVMHDGNQYSACTEPWTRLNVKSKLEKVGVFLDYDKGLLIFYNADDMSWLYTFRERFPGKLCSYFSPGQSHANGKNVQPLRINTVRI